One Hordeum vulgare subsp. vulgare chromosome 4H, MorexV3_pseudomolecules_assembly, whole genome shotgun sequence DNA window includes the following coding sequences:
- the LOC123449219 gene encoding putative F-box protein At5g52610 isoform X1 — protein MATRETERGSSSSSQLPEDMIPEILARLPPKYLLRSRAVCKAWRDIAADTEFIRKHHSHQPLQPLVLTRDVGPLKAVHLASNKCRVVLRVIERVPIPLFFLHDARDALMVHGSCGGLLLISFNKSFFVCNPATRQGARLPLLLQNDLDVLGFYKHDDPGEYRVLYQQPDALQGWYSYHILTVGSPQARSIQLRTSSADVAAGLARGLESSCASPPVLFRDSLHWSPQESQGGDILVFDRAAESFSRISPPAEAMLIEDDHTQLFEMEGKLAMFCWHQIENKSVIWFMDNYEQMNWVKLSIKLAYQPIPLPPCPIVLYQEGHMLIVLYQEEASDKLLHCYKTGKLHGFVDCSTRGIRITPHMLKESLVLHEFLQSQRNDGACEWFPELEFADGSDTAISGNDSQST, from the coding sequence ATGGCGACGAGGGAGACCGAACggggttcctcctcctcctcccaactCCCCGAGGATATGATCCCGGAGATCCTCGCCCGCCTGCCGCCCAAGTACCTCCTCCGCTCCCGCGCCGTCTGCAAGGCCTGGCGCGACATCGCCGCCGACACCGAGTTCATCCGCAAGCACCACTCCCACCAGCCACTGCAGCCCCTCGTCTTGACTCGCGATGTCGGCCCGCTCAAGGCCGTCCACCTCGCCAGCAACAAGTGCCGGGTGGTCCTGCGGGTCATCGAGAGGGTGCCCatccccctcttcttcctccacgaCGCCCGCGACGCGCTCATGGTCCACGGATCGTGCGGCGGCCTGCTCCTCATCAGCTTCAACAAGTCCTTCTTCGTCTGCAACCCTGCCACGCGCCAAGGTGCTCGTCTGCCGCTGCTGCTTCAGAATGACCTAGATGTCCTGGGGTTCTACAAGCACGACGATCCCGGGGAGTACCGGGTGCTGTACCAGCAGCCTGACGCCCTCCAGGGGTGGTACTCCTACCACATCCTCACGGTGGGATCCCCGCAGGCCAGGAGCATCCAGCTTCGCACGTCGTCGGCCGACGTGGCCGCTGGGCTGGCGAGAGGGCTGGAGAGCTCCTGCGCATCGCCGCCCGTCCTTTTCCGTGACAGCCTGCACTGGTCGCCGCAAGAGAGCCAAGGGGGCGACATACTGGTGTTCGACCGAGCTGCCGAGTCATTCAGCCGGATCTCTCCTCCCGCCGAGGCGATGCTGATCGAGGACGACCACACGCAGCTGTTTGAGATGGAGGGCAAGCTTGCCATGTTCTGCTGGCACCAAATTGAAAACAAATCGGTGATCTGGTTCATGGATAACTACGAGCAGATGAATTGGGTTAAGCTGTCCATCAAGCTTGCTTATCAACCTATACCGTTGCCACCTTGTCCGATTGTCCTGTATCAAGAGGGGCATATGCTGATTGTCCTGTATCAAGAGGAAGCCTCCGACAAGCTGTTGCATTGTTATAAGACGGGTAAATTGCATGGGTTTGTGGACTGTTCTACTCGGGGCATCAGAATTACTCCACATATGCTCAAAGAAAGCCTTGTCCTCCATGAGTTCCTTCAGAGTCAGCGGAATGACGGTGCCTGTGAATGGTTCCCCGAGCTTGAGTTCGCTGATGGCTCGGATACTGCAATTTCTGGTAATGATTCTCAATCCACTTGA
- the LOC123446737 gene encoding peroxidase N-like — MEHLRDHGAGCLLLIMVLLCLGGAARGQLSDDFYDDSCPKLDSIVQARVAAAMKAEIRMGASLLRLHFHDCFVNGCDGSILLDGAESEKLAAPNLNSVRGYEVIDAIKADLEKACPGLVSCADVVALAAKYGVLLSGGPDYDVLLGRRDGLVANQTLANNNLPSPFDNITVIIQRFKDVGLNTTDVVILSGAHTIGRSRCVLFSSRLANFSATNSVDPTLDPALASSLQQLCRGGDGNQTAALDAGSADAFDNHYFKNLLAKKGLLSSDQGLVSSPDGAAATKALVQTYSYNSQRFLCDFGDAMVRMGNIAPLTGSAGQIRKKCSAVN, encoded by the exons ATGGAGCATCTCAGAGATCATGGTGCGGGCTGCTTGCTGCTGATCATGGTGCTGCTGTGCCTGGGCGGCGCGGCTCGGGGACAGCTGAGCGACGACTTCTACGACGACAGCTGCCCGAAGCTGGACAGCATCGTCCAGGCGCGCGTGGCCGCCGCGATGAAGGCCGAGATACGGATGGGCGCCTCCCTGCTTAGGCTCCACTTCCACGACTGCTTCGTCAAC gggTGTGACGGGTCGATCCTGCTGGACGGGGCGGAGAGCGAGAAGCTGGCGGCGCCGAACCTCAACTCGGTGAGGGGGTACGAGGTCATCGACGCCATCAAGGCCGACCTCGAGAAGGCCTGCCCGGGGCTCGTCTCCTGCGCCGACGTCGTCGCTCTCGCGGCTAAATACGGCGTACTCCTT AGCGGAGGGCCTGACTACGATGTTCTTCTGGGGAGAAGGGACGGCCTGGTGGCGAACCAGACCTTGGCCAACAACAACCTGCCTAGCCCGTTCGACAACATCACCGTAATCATACAGAGGTTCAAGGACGTCGGCCTTAACACAACCGACGTGGTCATATTATCAG GAGCCCACACGATCGGGCGGTCGCGGTGCGTGCTCTTCAGCAGCCGGCTGGCCAACTTCTCGGCGACCAACTCGGTGGACCCGACGCTGGACCCGGCGCTGGCGTCCAGCCTGCAGCAGCTGTGCCGGGGCGGCGACGGCAACCAGACCGCCGCTCTGGACGCCGGCTCCGCCGACGCCTTCGACAACCACTACTTCAAGAACCTGCTGGCCAAGAAGGGCCTCCTCTCCTCCGACCAGGGCCTCGTCTCCAGCCCCgacggcgccgccgccaccaagGCCCTCGTGCAGACCTACAGCTACAACAGCCAGCGCTTCCTCTGCGACTTCGGCGACGCCATGGTCAGGATGGGCAACATCGCCCCCCTCACCGGCTCCGCCGGCCAGATACGCAAGAAATGCAGCGCCGTCAACTGA
- the LOC123446738 gene encoding peroxidase A2-like — translation MVRGVHCGGACAVLLAIAVALGLGVRGGAAQLHDKFYDGSCPGVHGVVRRVLREAHKADKRIYASLTRLHFHDCFVQGCDGSILLDNSTSIVSEKYAKPNNNSVRGFTVVDDVKAALEKACPGVVSCADILAIAAKVSVELSGGPRWRVPLGRRDGTTANITAANSLLPSPRNNLTMLQRKFAAVGLDDTDLVALSGAHTFGRARCQFVTDRLYNFSKTGMPDPTLDVGYRAQLAGRCPRRHGNRSALNDLDPTTPDTFDKNYFTNLQGNRGFLQSDQELLAAPGAPTAEIVGRFASDEKAFFTSFAAAMINMGNIKPLTGGHGEVRRNCRRVNGS, via the exons ATGGTTCGTGGCGTCCATTGCGGTGGTGCATGCGCCGTCCTCCTGGCCATCGCCGTCGCGCTCGGCCTCGGCGTCCGCGGCGGCGCGGCGCAGCTGCACGACAAGTTCTACGACGGGTCGTGCCCCGGCGTGCACGGGGTCGTTCGGCGGGTGCTGAGGGAGGCGCACAAGGCCGATAAGCGCATCTACGCCAGCCTCACGCGCCTCCACTTCCACGACTGCTTCGTGCAG GGATGCGACGGGTCGATTCTGCTGGACAACAGCACGAGCATCGTGTCGGAGAAGTACGCCAAGCCGAACAACAACTCGGTGCGCGGGTTCACGGTGGTCGACGACGTGAAGGCGGCGCTCGAGAAGGCCTGCCCCGGCGTCGTCTCCTGCGCCGACATACTCGCCATCGCCGCCAAGGTCTCCGTCGAACTG TCCGGAGGCCCCCGGTGGCGCGTCCCGCTCGGCCGGCGCGACGGCACCACGGCCAACATCACCGCCGCCAACAGCCTCCTCCCGAGCCCCCGCAACAACCTCACCATGCTCCAGCGCAAGTTCGCCGCCGTCGGCCTCGACGACACCGACCTCGTCGCCCTCTCAG GCGCGCACACGTTCGGCCGCGCGCGGTGCCAGTTCGTGACGGACCGGCTCTACAACTTCAGCAAGACGGGCATGCCGGACCCGACGCTGGACGTGGGCTACCGGGCGCAGCTCGCCGGGAGATGCCCGCGGCGGCACGGGAACAGGTCGGCGCTCAACGACCTCGACCCGACCACTCCGGACACCTTCGACAAGAACTACTTCACCAACCTCCAGGGCAACCGCGGGTTCCTCCAGTCCGACCAGGAGCTGCTCGCGGCGCCCGGCGCGCCCACGGCGGAGATCGTCGGCCGGTTCGCGAGCGACGAGAAGGCTTTCTTCACGAGCTTTGCCGCGGCCATGATCAACATGGGGAATATTAAGCCGCTCACGGGTGGGCACGGTGAGGTTCGGAGGAACTGCAGGAGAGTCAATGGAAGCTAG